Proteins encoded together in one Pantoea sp. CCBC3-3-1 window:
- the rutA gene encoding pyrimidine utilization protein A produces MKIGVFIPIGNNGWLISTAAPQYKPTFELNKAIVLKAEHYHFDFALSMIKLRGFGGKTEFWDHNLESFTLMAGLAAVTSRIEIYATAAALTLPPAIVARMAATVDSISNGRFGVNLVTGWQKPEYDQMGIWPGDDYFARRYDYLTEYVSVLRDLWGTGKSDLKGEFFTMNDCRVSPQPQKPMKVICAGQSDAGMAFSAKYADYNFCFGKGVNTPTAFAPTAERMKNAADEAGRDVGSYVLFMIIADETDDAARAKWESYKEGADEDALAWLTTQSQQDKRSGSDTNVRQMADPTSAVNINMGTLVGSYANVARMLDEVATVEGTQGVLLTFDDFLEGIENFGQRIQPLMTCRSHIIDAAKEVA; encoded by the coding sequence ATGAAAATTGGTGTTTTTATCCCGATCGGCAATAACGGCTGGTTAATTTCAACCGCTGCGCCGCAGTACAAACCGACTTTTGAACTGAATAAAGCCATTGTGCTGAAGGCCGAGCACTATCACTTCGATTTCGCCCTGTCGATGATTAAGCTGCGTGGTTTTGGCGGCAAAACCGAGTTCTGGGATCACAACCTGGAATCCTTCACGCTAATGGCCGGTCTTGCAGCAGTCACCTCACGCATTGAGATCTACGCCACTGCGGCCGCGCTCACTTTGCCACCGGCCATCGTGGCGCGTATGGCCGCCACCGTCGATTCCATTTCCAATGGCCGTTTTGGCGTCAACCTGGTTACAGGCTGGCAGAAGCCGGAATACGATCAGATGGGGATCTGGCCTGGCGATGACTATTTCGCCCGCCGCTACGATTATCTCACCGAGTATGTTTCCGTTCTGCGTGACCTGTGGGGTACCGGAAAATCTGATTTAAAAGGCGAGTTCTTTACCATGAACGACTGCCGGGTCAGTCCGCAACCGCAAAAACCGATGAAGGTGATCTGTGCAGGCCAGAGCGATGCCGGTATGGCTTTCTCGGCGAAATATGCCGATTACAACTTCTGCTTCGGCAAAGGCGTGAACACCCCAACCGCTTTCGCACCCACTGCGGAAAGAATGAAAAACGCGGCCGACGAAGCGGGCCGTGATGTCGGTTCTTACGTGCTGTTTATGATTATCGCTGACGAAACAGACGACGCCGCGCGAGCGAAATGGGAAAGTTATAAAGAAGGCGCGGACGAAGATGCGCTGGCCTGGCTGACCACGCAAAGCCAGCAGGATAAGCGTTCCGGCAGCGACACCAATGTGCGCCAGATGGCCGATCCTACTTCTGCGGTGAATATCAATATGGGGACGCTGGTTGGCTCTTACGCCAACGTGGCGCGGATGCTGGATGAAGTCGCGACCGTGGAAGGCACGCAAGGCGTTCTGCTGACTTTCGACGATTTCCTGGAAGGCATTGAGAACTTTGGACAGCGCATTCAGCCGCTGATGACCTGCCGTAGCCACATTATTGATGCCGCAAAAGAGGTGGCCTGA
- the uvrY gene encoding UvrY/SirA/GacA family response regulator transcription factor, with protein sequence MISVLLVDDHELVRAGIRRILEDIKGFQVIGEVSCGEDAVKWCRSNSVDVVLMDMNMPGIGGLEATRKIVRYSPDIKIIMLTIHTENPLPTRVMQAGASGYLSKGAAPQEVVSAIRQVNAGQRYIASDIAQQMALSQIEPQNTDSPFDCLSERELQIMLMITKGQKVAEISEQLNLSPKTVNSYRYRMFSKLNISGDVELTHLAIRHGLFNAESLISSE encoded by the coding sequence TTGATTAGCGTTCTTCTTGTTGATGACCACGAACTGGTGCGAGCAGGCATCCGCCGCATACTGGAAGACATCAAAGGTTTTCAGGTTATCGGTGAAGTCAGCTGTGGCGAGGACGCGGTAAAATGGTGCCGCAGCAACAGCGTGGATGTGGTGCTGATGGATATGAACATGCCCGGCATTGGCGGTCTGGAAGCGACCCGTAAAATCGTTCGTTACAGCCCTGATATCAAAATTATCATGCTGACCATTCACACGGAAAATCCGCTCCCGACTCGGGTAATGCAGGCGGGTGCTTCGGGTTATCTGAGCAAAGGTGCCGCGCCGCAGGAAGTGGTCAGTGCGATCCGCCAGGTCAACGCTGGCCAGCGCTATATCGCTTCTGATATTGCCCAGCAGATGGCCCTGAGCCAGATTGAGCCGCAAAATACCGACTCGCCTTTCGATTGTTTGTCGGAACGGGAATTACAGATTATGCTGATGATCACTAAAGGTCAGAAAGTGGCGGAAATTTCCGAACAGCTTAATCTGAGTCCTAAAACCGTTAATAGCTATCGTTATCGCATGTTCAGCAAGCTCAACATCAGCGGTGACGTGGAATTAACGCACCTGGCCATCCGGCATGGCCTGTTCAATGCGGAGTCGTTAATCAGTAGTGAGTGA
- the rutD gene encoding pyrimidine utilization protein D, with amino-acid sequence MHIDVSGLPHPGARTLVLSAGLGGLGSFWLPQLEALRKQYRVVTYDQRGTGRSAGSVPDGYSMRDMAGELAAALAEKGIDRYEILGHALGGMIAMQLALDFPKRVTKLVIVNGWLRLNAHTRRCFSVRQELLLNVGVEAFVRAQPLFLYPADWLAAHQERIEAEDKLHAAHFQGTENLLRRLNALMACDFTQQAATITQPVLLVCSQDDLLVPWTCSEALYQALPNATLKKMTWGGHAMSVTDSAGFNSLVLDWLADTTAASLTA; translated from the coding sequence ATGCATATTGACGTATCGGGTCTGCCGCATCCGGGGGCGAGAACGCTGGTGCTTTCCGCCGGGCTTGGCGGCCTGGGCAGCTTCTGGCTGCCGCAGTTAGAGGCGCTGCGTAAGCAGTATCGGGTTGTCACTTATGACCAGCGCGGTACCGGCCGGAGCGCGGGCAGCGTGCCTGATGGTTACAGCATGCGCGACATGGCTGGCGAGCTGGCTGCGGCGCTGGCTGAAAAGGGCATCGATCGCTATGAAATCCTTGGTCATGCACTGGGCGGTATGATCGCCATGCAGCTGGCGCTGGATTTCCCCAAACGCGTCACGAAACTGGTGATTGTGAACGGCTGGCTGCGGCTAAATGCCCATACCCGTCGCTGCTTTAGCGTCAGGCAGGAACTGCTGCTGAACGTGGGCGTTGAGGCTTTTGTGCGGGCGCAGCCGCTGTTTCTCTACCCTGCCGACTGGCTGGCGGCGCATCAGGAACGGATTGAAGCAGAAGATAAACTGCATGCCGCACATTTCCAGGGAACTGAAAATCTCCTTCGTCGCCTGAATGCCCTGATGGCCTGTGATTTTACGCAACAGGCCGCCACGATTACTCAGCCGGTACTGCTGGTGTGCTCGCAGGATGATTTGCTGGTGCCCTGGACCTGCTCAGAAGCGCTTTACCAGGCGCTGCCAAACGCCACGTTAAAAAAGATGACGTGGGGTGGGCATGCCATGAGCGTGACCGACAGCGCGGGCTTTAATTCACTTGTACTGGACTGGCTCGCCGATACCACGGCGGCCTCTCTCACTGCTTAA
- a CDS encoding extensin family protein: MKGLIAVGVVILLVLLVTPFLEKNLPSEWNPFTPLRVTDAPTVVTRYKLKRLQGDTAGCIAILQNAREAGYIRFSQPPPVSGACPIAVPIRVQSFGDVRLSASFLASCSLALSTTMFVTQVAKPLAAAELGSSLAQIDHLGSYACRNIYHRAQGRLSEHATADALDIAGFRLQNGRRISVLQDWPRQQPQSHWLQAVFQQSCDYYGNALGPGYNSAHANHFHLGMRGFNLCSAR; the protein is encoded by the coding sequence ATGAAAGGTTTGATCGCCGTGGGCGTGGTCATTTTGCTGGTACTACTGGTAACGCCCTTTCTGGAAAAAAATTTGCCGTCTGAATGGAATCCGTTTACGCCACTGCGTGTGACGGACGCACCAACAGTCGTCACCCGCTATAAGTTGAAACGCTTGCAGGGAGATACCGCTGGCTGCATTGCTATCCTGCAAAATGCCCGGGAGGCGGGCTACATCCGCTTCAGCCAGCCGCCACCCGTTTCTGGCGCCTGTCCAATTGCCGTCCCCATACGCGTACAAAGTTTTGGTGATGTGCGCCTTAGCGCCAGCTTTCTGGCCAGCTGTTCGCTGGCACTGAGCACCACGATGTTTGTTACGCAGGTAGCCAAGCCGCTGGCGGCTGCGGAGTTAGGCTCATCTTTAGCGCAGATTGATCATTTGGGGAGTTATGCCTGCCGAAATATCTATCATCGCGCTCAGGGGCGATTAAGCGAACATGCAACAGCCGATGCGCTCGATATTGCGGGTTTCAGGTTACAGAACGGCAGACGGATTAGCGTACTGCAAGACTGGCCCCGGCAGCAACCACAGTCCCATTGGTTACAGGCTGTTTTCCAGCAAAGTTGTGACTATTATGGCAACGCTCTTGGACCTGGTTATAACAGCGCGCATGCGAATCATTTTCACCTGGGCATGCGCGGGTTTAATCTCTGCTCTGCCAGATAG
- the rutR gene encoding HTH-type transcriptional regulator RutR, with product MDQGVKVKSAEKIPAKAPSRRTRAVAAKRTAILTAALELFSLYGMHGTSLDKVAEGADVSKTNLLYYFPSKEALYIAVLKNILDVWLAPLRALRDDQQPLTAIRDYIRLKLEVSRDHPQASRLFCMEMLQGAPLLKGELEGDLRTLVDEKSAVIEGWIREGKLAAVEPHHLIFMLWATTQHYADFATQVEAVTGRTLSDEDFFNQTLENVQRMVIEGIRVR from the coding sequence ATGGATCAGGGAGTCAAGGTGAAGTCTGCCGAAAAAATACCCGCAAAAGCGCCTTCACGGCGTACAAGAGCTGTTGCCGCCAAACGTACTGCCATCCTCACAGCGGCACTGGAACTGTTTTCACTGTACGGCATGCACGGCACCAGTTTGGATAAGGTGGCGGAAGGTGCGGACGTCTCGAAGACTAACCTGCTTTATTACTTTCCCTCGAAGGAAGCGCTTTACATTGCCGTCCTGAAAAATATTTTGGATGTCTGGCTGGCGCCGCTGCGAGCGCTGCGAGACGATCAGCAGCCGCTGACGGCCATCAGGGACTACATACGCTTAAAGCTGGAGGTCTCCCGCGATCATCCCCAGGCTTCCCGCCTGTTTTGCATGGAGATGCTGCAAGGTGCGCCTTTATTAAAAGGCGAGCTGGAAGGGGATTTGCGGACGCTGGTGGATGAGAAGTCGGCGGTAATTGAAGGTTGGATTCGGGAAGGCAAGCTGGCTGCGGTTGAGCCGCATCATCTGATCTTTATGCTGTGGGCTACCACCCAGCACTATGCCGATTTTGCCACGCAGGTGGAAGCCGTCACGGGGCGGACGCTCAGCGACGAAGACTTTTTTAACCAGACGTTGGAGAACGTGCAGCGGATGGTAATAGAGGGGATTCGCGTTCGTTAA
- the sdiA gene encoding transcriptional regulator SdiA: protein MTAENYFSWRNDVHSAFLQCAGTAEITLLLEQQTIKLGLTFYALYIRHPVPFTRPKIFVFSNYPKNWLKIWQAENFAESDPVIGYCQTPGTLLLWNDPRVPESNPVFVAAKEYGIRSGFSYSKMVTNRAVGILSMASGKSFEKIGLTHEKHLKLQYLTDLALEALQRVNDISMSIMKMTLSQRESEILKWTAEGKTSAEISLILGISENTVNFHQKKMQKRFNAPNKTQVASYAAATGML from the coding sequence ATGACTGCAGAAAATTATTTTAGTTGGCGCAATGATGTGCATTCTGCTTTTCTGCAGTGCGCCGGGACGGCAGAAATAACCCTGCTTCTCGAGCAGCAAACCATTAAGCTGGGGTTAACATTCTATGCACTGTATATTCGGCATCCGGTGCCGTTTACCCGGCCAAAAATATTTGTTTTCAGTAATTACCCTAAGAACTGGCTTAAAATCTGGCAGGCAGAGAACTTTGCGGAATCCGATCCGGTTATCGGTTATTGCCAGACGCCTGGAACCTTATTATTGTGGAATGATCCGCGCGTGCCGGAGAGCAACCCGGTTTTCGTCGCGGCAAAAGAGTATGGCATCAGATCGGGTTTTTCATACTCAAAGATGGTGACGAACAGAGCCGTTGGGATATTATCAATGGCATCAGGTAAATCTTTTGAAAAGATTGGCTTAACCCATGAAAAACACCTTAAGCTCCAGTATTTAACGGATCTTGCTTTGGAAGCGTTGCAACGGGTGAATGATATTTCGATGTCGATAATGAAGATGACATTAAGCCAGCGAGAATCTGAAATTCTCAAATGGACGGCAGAAGGGAAAACCTCTGCGGAAATATCACTGATTCTCGGTATTTCGGAAAATACTGTAAATTTTCACCAAAAAAAGATGCAAAAGAGGTTCAATGCCCCCAATAAAACGCAAGTGGCCTCTTATGCAGCCGCAACAGGTATGCTTTGA
- a CDS encoding DUF2594 family protein, whose amino-acid sequence MSNTDFSTSKETQTLSEEMACMKALVTFMLKGMGQADAGKVIINMEKYIAQLTDQQQADVFSSTISQIKQAYRQ is encoded by the coding sequence ATGAGCAATACTGACTTTTCAACCAGCAAAGAGACGCAGACGCTTTCCGAAGAAATGGCTTGTATGAAAGCGCTGGTAACATTTATGTTGAAAGGAATGGGTCAGGCAGACGCCGGGAAAGTCATTATTAACATGGAAAAGTATATTGCCCAGCTGACCGACCAGCAGCAGGCTGACGTGTTCAGCAGCACGATTAGTCAAATCAAGCAGGCTTATCGCCAGTAA
- the rutB gene encoding pyrimidine utilization protein B — MNKKEPVVCTTASTKNSITLDARPEAIAFPPEQTALIVVDMQNAYATRGGYLDLAGFDVSATRPVIDKINIAVKAAREAGIQIIWFQNGWDERYVEAGGPGSPNWHKSNALKTMRSNPELEGKLLAKGGWDYELVDQLQPQPGDIVLPKPRYSGFFNTPLDSMLRSRGIRHLVFTGIATNVCVESTLRDGFFLEYFGIVLEDATYQAGPAFAQQAALFNIETFFGWVSDVTTFCQSLQTTDAPLKQTA; from the coding sequence ATGAATAAGAAAGAACCTGTCGTTTGTACTACTGCCTCAACGAAAAACAGCATCACGCTGGATGCGCGCCCGGAAGCCATTGCCTTTCCGCCGGAGCAGACCGCGCTGATTGTGGTTGATATGCAGAATGCCTACGCCACCCGCGGTGGCTATCTGGATCTGGCCGGTTTTGATGTTTCCGCTACCCGACCGGTAATCGATAAGATCAATATCGCGGTGAAAGCCGCACGTGAAGCCGGTATTCAGATTATCTGGTTCCAGAACGGCTGGGATGAGCGCTACGTCGAGGCTGGCGGCCCGGGATCGCCAAACTGGCATAAATCGAACGCGCTGAAGACCATGCGTTCAAACCCGGAGCTGGAAGGCAAACTGCTGGCGAAAGGCGGCTGGGATTATGAACTGGTCGATCAGCTTCAGCCACAGCCGGGCGACATCGTGCTGCCTAAACCTCGCTATAGCGGCTTCTTTAATACCCCTCTCGACAGCATGTTGCGTAGCCGCGGCATCCGTCATCTGGTGTTTACCGGCATCGCGACTAACGTCTGCGTCGAATCGACCCTGCGCGACGGCTTTTTCCTTGAATATTTCGGCATCGTGTTGGAAGACGCCACTTATCAGGCAGGTCCGGCGTTTGCGCAACAGGCGGCGCTGTTCAATATCGAAACGTTTTTTGGCTGGGTGTCCGACGTAACGACTTTTTGCCAAAGCCTGCAAACCACCGATGCGCCGCTGAAACAAACGGCATAA
- a CDS encoding GlpM family protein, producing the protein MGLLFKAVLGAFVVVLIGILSKTRNYYLAGLLPLFPTFALIAHYVVASERGIEALRATIVFGMWAIIPYFLYLLSLWYFVGMMRLSLALGSAVGCWCVAAWLLITLWAKWQA; encoded by the coding sequence ATGGGCTTACTTTTCAAAGCGGTACTTGGGGCATTCGTTGTCGTGCTCATCGGTATTCTGTCTAAAACCCGTAACTACTATCTCGCAGGCCTCCTGCCACTCTTTCCCACTTTTGCCTTAATCGCGCATTATGTTGTCGCCAGCGAAAGAGGGATTGAGGCATTACGCGCCACTATCGTATTTGGCATGTGGGCCATTATTCCCTATTTTCTTTACCTGCTGTCGCTCTGGTATTTTGTTGGGATGATGAGACTTTCTTTGGCGCTGGGCAGCGCCGTGGGATGCTGGTGCGTGGCAGCGTGGTTGTTAATCACGCTGTGGGCAAAATGGCAGGCTTAA
- the cycA gene encoding D-serine/D-alanine/glycine transporter has protein sequence MVDQSSNTTSTGQAPGELRRNLHNRHIQLIAIGGAIGTGLFMGSGKTISLAGPSIIFVYMIIGFMLFFVMRAMGELLLSNLEYKSFSDFAADLLGPWAGYFTGWTYWFCWVVTGIADVVAISSYFQLWFPNFSIGMSALLCIVVFLSLNIATVKLFGEMEFWFAIIKIIAIVALIVTGIVLVAMHYPSPGGGTASLSNIWDHGGMFPKGLSGFFAGFQIAVFAFVGIELVGTAAAETHDPKKVLPRAINAIPLRIIMFYVLALLVIMAVTPWNHVVADRSPFVEMFMLIGLPAAASIVNFVVLTSAASSANSGIFSTSRMLYGLAQQGVAHPRFGRLSRRAVPTAGLFFSCLCLLGGVALIYLIPNVMKVFTLVTTVSAILFMFVWTIILCSYLAYRKQRPQLHAESVYKMPLGKFMCWVCIAFFAFVLVLLSLQEDTRQALMVTPLWFIMLAVGWWLRQRKKTA, from the coding sequence ATGGTTGACCAATCCAGTAACACCACTTCTACCGGACAAGCGCCGGGTGAGCTCCGGCGTAACTTACATAACCGACATATCCAGCTGATTGCTATCGGCGGCGCTATCGGCACCGGGCTGTTTATGGGCTCGGGTAAAACCATTAGCCTGGCCGGGCCTTCCATTATTTTTGTGTATATGATCATCGGGTTTATGCTGTTTTTCGTCATGCGCGCCATGGGCGAATTATTGCTTTCTAATCTCGAATATAAATCGTTCAGCGATTTTGCTGCCGATCTGCTCGGCCCATGGGCGGGATATTTTACTGGCTGGACCTACTGGTTCTGCTGGGTCGTTACCGGAATTGCTGACGTGGTGGCCATTAGCTCCTACTTCCAGCTCTGGTTCCCTAATTTTTCGATTGGGATGAGCGCCCTGCTCTGCATCGTGGTTTTCCTGTCGTTAAATATTGCGACGGTAAAACTTTTTGGCGAGATGGAGTTTTGGTTTGCCATTATCAAGATCATTGCCATCGTTGCGCTGATTGTCACCGGTATTGTACTGGTTGCAATGCATTATCCCTCTCCGGGCGGCGGAACGGCCTCGCTAAGTAATATCTGGGATCATGGCGGCATGTTCCCGAAAGGATTGAGTGGCTTCTTTGCAGGCTTCCAGATTGCGGTTTTCGCCTTTGTCGGCATTGAACTGGTCGGGACGGCAGCGGCAGAAACGCACGATCCTAAGAAGGTTCTTCCACGCGCCATCAATGCCATCCCGCTGCGTATTATTATGTTCTACGTGCTCGCGCTGCTGGTGATCATGGCCGTCACGCCATGGAATCACGTGGTGGCAGACCGCAGTCCGTTTGTTGAAATGTTTATGCTGATTGGCTTGCCAGCGGCGGCCAGTATTGTGAACTTTGTGGTGCTGACTTCGGCCGCTTCTTCTGCCAACAGCGGCATCTTTTCAACCAGCCGGATGCTGTACGGTCTGGCTCAGCAAGGGGTGGCACATCCTCGTTTCGGTCGGCTTTCACGCCGTGCGGTGCCAACAGCCGGGCTGTTTTTCTCCTGCCTGTGCCTGTTAGGCGGCGTAGCGTTGATTTACCTGATCCCTAACGTGATGAAGGTGTTCACGCTGGTGACGACCGTTTCCGCCATTCTGTTTATGTTTGTCTGGACGATTATTCTCTGTTCATATCTGGCTTACCGTAAGCAGCGTCCGCAGCTGCATGCAGAGTCCGTCTATAAAATGCCGCTCGGCAAATTTATGTGCTGGGTGTGTATCGCCTTCTTTGCCTTCGTGCTGGTGTTACTGTCCTTGCAGGAAGACACGCGCCAGGCGCTGATGGTGACGCCGCTGTGGTTTATCATGCTGGCGGTCGGCTGGTGGCTGCGCCAGCGTAAAAAAACGGCTTAA
- a CDS encoding acyl-homoserine-lactone synthase, with translation MKIIQTKLRDMPSSLLAELGSYRYSVFARGEGWSIPSRLSTPGQEYDRFDRSDVIWLLAWTAQQGICGCARLMQWQSPETTTSDEANATKEKKLLPVWEMSRFSARLDVDPELPLSILWHSVQLAEQSGIEFLYSAATPMLEQMFEQHLVAYEPLTAGVIQSEDNLFAVRIPVTQPNLAEKFRGARRFSPEEVLPTLGVSVSWGARGR, from the coding sequence ATGAAAATTATTCAGACCAAGCTAAGAGACATGCCTTCCTCTTTGCTGGCAGAACTGGGAAGTTACCGTTACAGCGTTTTCGCCCGTGGCGAAGGCTGGTCTATCCCGTCCCGCTTAAGTACGCCGGGCCAGGAATATGACCGTTTTGACCGTTCCGATGTGATCTGGCTGCTGGCCTGGACCGCGCAGCAGGGCATCTGCGGCTGTGCTCGCCTGATGCAATGGCAGTCACCTGAAACGACAACCTCAGATGAGGCGAATGCGACCAAAGAAAAAAAACTGCTTCCTGTATGGGAGATGTCGCGCTTTTCCGCCAGACTGGATGTTGACCCGGAATTGCCGCTCAGTATTCTCTGGCACAGCGTACAGCTGGCTGAACAGTCAGGAATCGAGTTTCTATACAGTGCGGCGACACCGATGCTTGAACAAATGTTCGAACAGCATCTTGTTGCTTATGAACCGCTGACGGCTGGCGTTATCCAGTCGGAAGATAACCTGTTTGCCGTCCGGATTCCGGTGACCCAGCCTAACCTTGCCGAGAAGTTTCGCGGGGCGCGTCGCTTTAGCCCTGAAGAAGTTTTGCCAACGTTGGGTGTGTCCGTCAGTTGGGGAGCCAGAGGACGTTAA
- the uvrC gene encoding excinuclease ABC subunit UvrC, with translation MSDVFDAKSFLKSVTSQPGVYRMYDAGGTVIYVGKAKDLKKRLSSYFRGNLASRKTEALVDSIRQIDVTVTHTETEALLLEHNYIKLYQPRYNVLLRDDKSYPYIFLSADEHPRLASHRGAKHAKGEYFGPFPNGYAVRETLSLLQKIFPVRQCENSVYRNRTRPCLQYQIGRCLGPCVAGLVSEEEYAQQIEYVRLFLSGKDDQVLNQLVARMESASQALKFEEAARLRDQVQAVRRVTERQFVSNNGDDLDVIGVAFDSGMACLHVLFIRQGKVLGSRSYFPKVPGDTELAEVVQTFVGQFYLQGSQARTLPSDILLDFTLPEKDLLAESLTGLAGRRVTIQSKPRGDRARYLKLARTNASTALVSRLSQQSTIHQRLQALSEVLDLPEIKRMECFDISHTMGEQTVASCVVFDSNGPLRAEYRRYNITGITPGDDYAAMNQVLRRRYGKELLDGKIPDVILIDGGKGQLAQAKNVFAELEVSWDKDRPILLGVAKGSDRKAGLETLFFEPEGEGFSLPPDSPALHVIQHIRDDSHNHAITGHRNKRAKVKNTSSLEAIEGIGPKRRQMLLKYMGGLQPLMNASVDEIAKVPGISRLLAEKIFYSLKH, from the coding sequence GTGAGTGATGTTTTTGATGCCAAATCTTTCCTGAAATCTGTCACCAGCCAGCCGGGCGTTTATCGCATGTACGATGCTGGCGGTACAGTCATCTATGTCGGTAAAGCCAAAGATTTAAAAAAACGCTTATCGAGCTACTTCCGGGGCAATCTGGCCAGCCGTAAAACCGAAGCGTTGGTCGACAGCATTCGCCAAATTGACGTGACGGTGACCCATACCGAAACGGAAGCGCTGCTGCTTGAGCATAACTACATCAAGCTTTATCAGCCGCGTTACAACGTGCTGTTGCGTGATGACAAATCTTATCCTTATATTTTCCTCAGCGCCGATGAGCATCCGCGGCTGGCCAGCCATCGTGGTGCCAAACACGCGAAAGGGGAATATTTTGGCCCGTTCCCAAACGGCTATGCGGTGCGGGAAACGCTGTCGCTACTGCAAAAAATCTTTCCGGTGCGCCAGTGTGAAAACAGCGTCTATCGCAATCGCACTCGCCCCTGTTTGCAATATCAAATTGGCCGCTGCCTGGGGCCGTGTGTTGCGGGTCTGGTGAGTGAAGAGGAGTATGCCCAGCAGATTGAGTACGTACGTCTGTTTTTGTCGGGCAAGGACGATCAGGTACTAAATCAGCTGGTTGCGCGCATGGAGTCTGCCAGTCAGGCGCTGAAATTTGAAGAAGCGGCCCGGCTGCGCGATCAGGTGCAGGCGGTTCGCCGCGTCACGGAACGCCAGTTTGTCTCTAATAACGGCGATGATCTGGACGTCATCGGTGTGGCCTTCGATTCCGGTATGGCCTGTCTGCATGTCCTTTTCATCCGTCAGGGCAAGGTGTTAGGTAGCCGCAGCTATTTCCCGAAAGTGCCGGGCGACACCGAGCTGGCTGAAGTGGTGCAAACCTTTGTTGGGCAGTTTTACCTGCAGGGCAGTCAGGCTCGTACGCTGCCCTCCGATATCCTGCTGGACTTTACGCTGCCGGAAAAAGATCTGCTGGCCGAATCGTTGACCGGGCTGGCTGGACGTCGCGTGACGATTCAGAGCAAACCGCGCGGCGACCGCGCGCGATATCTTAAACTGGCGCGTACTAATGCCAGCACGGCGCTGGTCAGCCGTTTATCGCAGCAATCGACTATTCATCAGCGTTTGCAGGCGCTGAGCGAGGTATTGGATCTTCCTGAAATCAAACGAATGGAATGCTTCGATATCAGTCATACTATGGGTGAACAAACGGTCGCTTCCTGCGTCGTTTTCGACAGTAACGGGCCGCTGCGAGCGGAATATCGACGCTATAACATCACCGGCATTACGCCAGGTGACGATTATGCGGCGATGAATCAGGTGTTGCGCCGTCGCTATGGCAAAGAACTGCTCGACGGTAAAATCCCGGACGTCATTTTGATTGATGGTGGCAAAGGGCAGCTGGCACAGGCAAAGAACGTTTTCGCTGAACTTGAGGTCAGCTGGGACAAAGACCGGCCGATCCTGTTGGGCGTGGCGAAAGGAAGCGATCGTAAAGCCGGTCTGGAGACGCTGTTCTTTGAACCGGAAGGGGAGGGCTTTTCCCTGCCGCCAGATTCGCCTGCGCTGCATGTTATTCAGCATATTCGTGATGACTCTCACAATCATGCAATTACGGGACATCGTAATAAACGGGCAAAAGTGAAGAACACCAGTTCGCTGGAGGCGATTGAAGGGATAGGGCCAAAACGGCGTCAGATGTTGCTTAAGTATATGGGAGGCCTGCAACCGCTGATGAACGCTTCCGTGGATGAAATCGCTAAAGTTCCGGGAATTTCCCGGCTGCTGGCAGAGAAAATCTTTTATTCGCTGAAACACTAG
- the rutC gene encoding pyrimidine utilization protein C, protein MPKTIVTPPGTSIPIAPFVPGTLADGVVYVSGTLPFDKDNNVVHVGDAAAQTRHVLETIKSVIETAGGTMDDVTFNSIFITDWNNYGEVNNVYAEYFPGEKPARFCIQCGLVKPDALIEIASVAHIGKE, encoded by the coding sequence ATGCCAAAAACGATCGTTACTCCACCCGGAACCAGTATTCCGATTGCGCCCTTTGTTCCGGGTACGCTTGCCGATGGCGTGGTGTATGTCTCCGGCACCTTACCTTTTGATAAAGATAATAATGTTGTCCACGTTGGTGACGCGGCGGCACAAACGCGTCACGTGCTGGAAACCATCAAAAGCGTGATCGAAACGGCCGGCGGCACAATGGACGATGTGACTTTCAATTCCATCTTTATCACTGACTGGAACAACTACGGCGAGGTCAATAACGTGTATGCCGAGTATTTCCCCGGGGAAAAACCGGCCCGTTTCTGCATTCAGTGTGGTCTGGTCAAGCCCGATGCGCTGATAGAGATCGCCAGCGTTGCGCATATCGGAAAGGAGTAA